One genomic segment of Naumovozyma castellii chromosome 7, complete genome includes these proteins:
- the SGO1 gene encoding Sgo1p (ancestral locus Anc_5.677), whose product MARHQKLKRSSTTTKAIHPNTIQIQEFQDLMDKETKKAESLKIAYSQQNVQLAKDNSSLRLKINEMDKKLSQLIQENVILRSKLSLTDIQYKEKLSQQIQTLEDGVAQRFEEILYIFDNIRTKENLVGVSSDNSSTQDSRLRSILNHRKRSRSSTSLQFNEITTTFEASTESNSDLVTKRRRKSSRRQSMFVPSDFAFPNDEDLPIEKRNEQESLSPSKSETYETNDIPVDEVLKQQDKEMNAISNNEDYKEDADNNHNTNTNENSVNFTNSITDYSIPEEKVNSTKDNNSSSKIEVFKDDSFEANGIEVMENPSSDNILNNSGILQIDQQNKIKHSMKPRKPMNKKKIMDEVMPTSNHDNSRDLDFIQPRRTRGKTVDYKLPSLRAKMRRPTEKLVDATTVTNIHDLQVKYKQNLPKIEAHNANDNDPNPKCEKATKQSPTSSLSRPLLKTASPKNEVVKAISPNKNGAALSDITKKSNIKSSNPKRKLYKKAVINDIYDVKIGPTGGNAVHNTDSSTSPSSNRSVSFRLNDEDLSVFDLIGSHHSKHTPRTYRTKTKHK is encoded by the coding sequence ATGGCCAGGCACCAGAAACTGAAACGAAGTTCAACTACAACAAAAGCTATTCATCCTAATACCATCCAGATACAGGAGTTTCAGGACTTGATGGACAAGGAGACCAAAAAGGCagaatcattgaaaatagCATATAGCCAACAAAACGTTCAATTAGCCAAGGATAACTCGTCATTAAGATTGAAGATTAACGAGATggataaaaaattaagtcaattgattcaagaaaacGTCATTCTTCGATCAAAATTATCTCTTACTGACATTCaatacaaagaaaaattatctCAGCAGATTCAAACGTTGGAAGATGGTGTCGCTcaaagatttgaagaaatcttgTACATATTTGACAATATTAGAACAAAGGAGAATCTAGTAGGCGTTTCATCcgataattcttcaactCAGGATTCCAGACTAAGGTCGATATTGAACCATCGTAAAAGAAGCAGAAGTTCTACTTCCTTacaatttaatgaaattacGACTACTTTTGAGGCATCAACAGAATCTAACAGTGACCTTGTaacaaagagaagaagaaaaagcTCGAGACGACAGTCCATGTTTGTTCCAAGTGATTTTGCCTTCCCAAACGATGAAGACTTACCAATTGAAAAGCGTAATGAGCAGGAGTCGCTTTCTCCCTCTAAATCAGAAACGTATGAAACAAACGACATCCCAGTGGATGAAGTATTAAAACAACAGGATAAAGAAATGAACGCAATATCAAATAACGAGGACTATAAAGAAGATGCTGataataatcataataCCAATACTAATGAAAATTCAGTAAATTTCACCAATTCAATTACTGATTATTCGATCCCTGAAGAAAAAGTCAACTCCACAAAGGACAATAACTCATCTTCTAAGATTGAAGTATTCAAAgatgattcatttgaagCAAATGGTATTGAAGTAATGGAAAATCCATCTTCAGacaatatattaaataacaGCGGTATTCTGCAGATTGaccaacaaaataaaataaagcATTCAATGAAACCAAGGAAACcaatgaacaagaagaaaataatggaTGAAGTTATGCCAACTAGTAACCACGATAACTCTCGTGATCTAGATTTTATACAACCAAGAAGAACTCGTGGGAAAACTGTTGATTATAAATTACCTTCATTGAGAGCTAAAATGAGAAGGCCTACTGAAAAGCTCGTGGATGCAACGACAGTGACAAATATACATGACTTACAAGTGAAATATAAGCaaaatttaccaaagaTTGAAGCTCATAATGCAAACGATAACGATCCAAATCCCAAATGTGAAAAAGCTACCAAGCAATCGCCTACTAGCTCATTATCTAGACCTCTATTAAAAACTGCATCTCCAAAGAATGAGGTCGTCAAGGCAATATCaccaaataaaaatggaGCTGCCCTGTCCGATATTACAAAGAAGTCTAATATCAAATCATCGAATCctaaaagaaaattatataAGAAAGCTGTTATCAATGATATATATGATGTTAAAATTGGACCAACAGGTGGTAATGCCGTGCACAATACTGATTCATCAACTTCTCCCAGCAGTAACAGATCTGTCAGTTTCCGTCtgaatgatgaagatttatcAGTATTCGACCTTATAGGCTCACATCATTCAAAACACACACCAAGAACCTACCGAACTAAAACAAAACATAAATGA
- the RPF2 gene encoding rRNA-binding ribosome biosynthesis protein RPF2 (ancestral locus Anc_5.674), with the protein MIRTVKPKNARSKRALDKKEAKLVENVKKALFVPGQTSNKLLHDLMIDLSALKKPDIKRFERKNDVHPFEDTSKLEFFSEKNDCSLLVLGTNSKKRRNNLTFIRTFGYKIYDMIELMVLENYKLLNDFKKLTFNVGLKPMFTFQGAAFDTHPVYKHIKSLFMDFFRGETTDLQDVAGLQHVISLSIAGDFQEGETLPNVLFRVYKLKTYKSEQGGRKLPRVELEEIGPRLDFKIGRIHAPSADMEREAMKRAKQLELRTIKNVETDSMGDKLGRIHLGKQDLNKLQTRKMKGLKSRFDQTDADEEEYLEDDEAYLNADDNEEDSYGEDFVTADDLEEDENEPATKKQKK; encoded by the coding sequence ATGATCAGAACAGTTAAACCAAAGAATGCTAGATCAAAGAGAGCCCTTGATAAGAAAGAGGCCAAGTTGGTGGAGAACGTAAAGAAGGCACTATTTGTTCCAGGTCAAACGTCCAATAAGTTATTACATGATCTAATGATCGATTTGAGTGCGTTGAAGAAACCAGATATCAagagatttgaaagaaagaatgATGTTCatccatttgaagataCTTCGAAGTTGGAGTTTTTtagtgaaaaaaatgattgTTCCCTTTTAGTCCTGGGAACCAACTctaagaagagaagaaataatttGACTTTTATTCGTACTTTCGGTTACAAAATATATGACATGATTGAATTGATGGTGCTTGAGAACTATAAACTATTAaatgatttcaagaaaCTAACTTTCAATGTCGGATTGAAGCCAATGTTCACCTTCCAAGGTGCTGCATTCGACACTCACCCAGTATACAAACatattaaatcattattcatGGATTTCTTTAGAGGGGAAACCACAGATTTGCAAGATGTGGCCGGTTTGCAACATGTCATATCCTTGTCCATTGCTGGTGATTTCCAAGAAGGTGAAACCCTGCCAAATGTTTTATTCAGGGTTTATAAATTAAAGACATATAAGAGCGAACAAGGTGGTAGGAAATTACCAAGAGtggaattagaagaaattggtcCACGTTTAGATTTCAAGATTGGTAGAATTCACGCTCCATCTGCTGATATGGAAAGAGAAGCTATGAAGAGAGCTAAGCAATTAGAGTTGAGAACAATAAAGAACGTAGAAACTGATTCTATGGGTGATAAATTGGGTAGAATCCATTTGGGTAAAcaagatttgaataaacTGCAGACAAGAAAGATGAAGGGTCTAAAATCAAGATTTGACCAAACGGATgccgatgaagaagaatatttagaaGATGACGAAGCTTATCTAAATGCAGACGATAATGAAGAGGATAGCTATGGTGAAGACTTTGTTACTGCTGATGATCTTGAAGAAGACGAGAACGAGCCTGCCActaagaaacaaaagaaatga
- the GYP1 gene encoding GTPase-activating protein GYP1 (ancestral locus Anc_5.672): protein MAVRSGPHEMSEKGHHNAHESSSVGVGLVSSLMKSWRISSSSSSSPKAASDPELSTSRRSSQSNNDNNHRTGAISLMNDQKFADSDGNFDAIAKQKTSTIRTPSASYSPMRYMSPSNTNNVTNESPRTSLLRHNNHHSSTHTLTHTISNTTTGNGREPSSSRHHDRYFKDLDEDWSAVIDDYNMPIPTILNGGVDSPYALSRKSTTSSINTTSVRSTSFNYPQLPHIQKVDSSDLRSEEELDAERNVQELNSMIQRIAKFDDILKNKHIINQQQLREISWNGVPKIHRPVVWKLLIGYLPANTKRQALFLQRKRKEYRDGLDHTFSNQHSRDIPTWHQIEIDIPRTNPQIPLYQFKSVQASLQKILYLWAIRHPTSGYVQGINDLVTPFYQTFLTEYLDPSQVDEVEKLDPETYMTKEQILDIEADTFWCLTKLLEQITDNYIHGQPGILKQVKNLSQLVKRIDIDLYNHFQKEHVEFIQFAFRWMNCLLMREFEMGTVIRMWDTYLSETSQEITSSTNSTTPTDPSMPPLTPKEQSSATFVTPTNDSFRSPSSATITNNMNTSSDNSTRIRQSSLNEFHVFVCAAFLIKWSDQLMVMDFQGIITFLQNPPTKDWTETDIEMLLGEAYIWQSLYKDATSHWL from the coding sequence ATGGCAGTTAGGTCTGGTCCTCACGAAATGTCCGAAAAAGGACATCATAATGCACAtgaatcatcatctgttGGCGTTGGACTAGTTTCCTCACTGATGAAATCATGgagaatttcttcttcatcttcgtccTCACCAAAGGCTGCATCCGATCCAGAACTTTCCACATCACGAAGGAGTTCACAATCAAACAACGATAATAACCATAGGACAGGTGCCATTTCATTGATGAATGATCAAAAATTTGCTGATAGCGATGGGAATTTTGATGCCATTGCAAAGCAGAAAACAAGTACTATCAGGACACCATCGGCTTCATATTCTCCAATGAGGTATATGAGCCCTAGCAATACAAACAACGTTACGAATGAAAGTCCACGAACATCATTACTACGTCACAATAACCATCATTCAAGTACACATACGTTAACGCATACTATAAGTAATACAACTACTGGTAATGGACGTGAACCTTCGAGTTCAAGGCATCATGATAGatattttaaagatttgGATGAAGATTGGAGTGCTGTGATAGATGATTATAACATGCCAATACCAACGATACTGAATGGTGGTGTGGATTCCCCATATGCACTATCAAGGAAATCAACTACATCGTCTATTAATACGACATCTGTAAGATCTACATCGTTCAATTATCCGCAGTTACCtcatattcaaaaagtAGATAGCTCCGATTTACgatctgaagaagaattagatgCTGAACGTAATGTACAAGAATTAAACTCCATGATTCAAAGGATAGCTAAATTTGACgacattttgaaaaataaacatattattaatcaacaacaattaagGGAAATAAGTTGGAATGGTGTTCCAAAAATACATAGACCCGTGGTCTGGAAACTTCTAATTGGTTACTTACCTGCAAATACCAAGAGACAAGCTCTTTTCCTacaaaggaaaagaaaagagtACAGAGATGGACTCGATCATACGTTCTCTAATCAACATTCACGAGATATTCCAACATGGCATCAAATAGAAATTGATATACCGAGAACAAATCCACAAATCCCCTTATATCAATTTAAATCTGTTCAGGCAAgtcttcaaaaaatactTTATTTATGGGCAATAAGGCATCCAACGAGTGGTTACGTGCAAGGGATAAATGACTTGGTCACTCCATTTTATCAAACTTTTTTAACTGAGTACCTTGATCCATCTCAAGTTGATGAAGTCGAAAAACTCGATCCAGAAACATATATGACGAAAGAACAAATATTAGACATAGAGGCAGATACCTTTTGGTGTttaacaaaattattggaacaaATAACAGATAACTATATTCATGGTCAACCAGGTATATTGAAGCAAGTAAAAAACCTGTCTCAGCTAGTAAAACGAATCGATATTGATTTATATAACCATTTTCAGAAGGAGCATGTAGAGTTTATTCAATTTGCATTTAGATGGATGAATTGTTTATTGATGagagaatttgaaatgggGACTGTCATTAGAATGTGGGACACGTATCTATCCGAGACATCTCAAGAGATAACCTCCTCCACGAATTCTACGACACCTACTGACCCTTCAATGCCTCCACTAACACCTAAGGAACAAAGTTCGGCAACCTTTGTTACCCCTACTAACGATTCCTTCCGATCACCATCTTCAGCAACAATAACAAATAATATGAATACCTCTAGCGACAATTCCACAAGAATAAGACAgtcttctttaaatgaattTCATGTGTTCGTATGTGCGGCGTTTTTAATAAAGTGGTCTGACCAACTAATGGTCATGGATTTTCAAGGTATTATAACGTTTCTGCAAAACCCACCAACAAAAGATTGGACGGAAACTGATATTGAAATGTTACTTGGTGAAGCATACATTTGGCAATCACTCTATAAAGATGCCACATCACACTGGTTATGA
- the VPS5 gene encoding sorting nexin 1 (ancestral locus Anc_5.670) — MNFNDTDDALSAPVWDDLNPPTKKQELNADVPEELSSTFATLNTGDELVTNPIVEVSEGEEEKFDVEGKPFQSHWVANAFASQDQNDSDNREGVRITKDSNALLLKGEVKNEDTDDLNISKADLMNELASSEVDPASGWTNPSIEPTTYNINAPLFSGDNSLPLAFNDTGKMDELQSTLNLHSNATNLGKPKILFNSRKMLKRKDYERDHLKSINTDDPLGKAQKDSEFIDEPLDDNTTSISNVNPVSKGSDIKRQMEEPLYKLSPKKDHTQTNEAKKENDKPTEVKQAPIEEPKPEFVKFDIVVKDPRKVGELTSAHIEYMVVAEAKILESGCSIVYRRYRDFRWLYRQLQNNHWGKIIPPPPEKQAVGRFKQDFIENRRLQMENMLQTIASSDSLQNDSDFILFLTSKDFPQDCKKREYESGSNACNDSGDLSITYISEIQLLGEEDGRRVIKNGGLLGESDKGFLSLSFSAPPKYVEVDNFLNERLKTIDNLSNELKEMYKTLETVDTERTNLASSLTDIQMKFESLSELNVTTESTSILNSLVDVEKAIQQSLERCSFQESLIMGTCIDNYSRSLASVRAIFNQRMTMGAFMMAVENDLRKKKSQGERVLKYAKGQNDPDKFEAFKLQYKLIERRARIIRSKWNELGETIRNEVARFDLDKTRELRDSMEIYLETLIESQKECIELWYTFHKNNF, encoded by the coding sequence ATGAATTTTAACGACACTGATGATGCATTGAGTGCCCCGGTTTGGGATGATTTGAACCCGCCCACCAAGAAACAGGAACTGAACGCAGATGTCCCTGAAGAGTTGAGTTCCACTTTCGCCACTTTGAATACTGGTGATGAACTTGTCACTAACCCCATAGTGGAGGTCAGTGAGGGAGAAGAGGAGAAATTTGATGTAGAGGGTAAACCTTTTCAAAGCCATTGGGTGGCTAACGCATTTGCTAGTCAGGATCAGAATGACTCCGATAATAGAGAAGGGGTGCGTATAACTAAGGATAGCAACGCATTACTTCTGAAAGGTGAAGTTAAGAACGAAGACACTGATGACCTTAATATTTCTAAGGCAGACTTAATGAACGAACTAGCTAGCAGTGAGGTTGATCCTGCATCTGGGTGGACCAACCCTAGCATTGAACCAACAACTTATAATATCAATGCTCCCCTTTTCAGCGGTGACAATTCATTACCATTAGCGTTCAATGATACGGGTAAGATGGATGAATTACAATCCACTTTAAATTTGCATTCAAATGCTACGAACCTTGGAAAACCaaaaattttattcaattcaagGAAAATgttgaagaggaaagatTATGAGAGAGATCATTTGAAATCGATTAATACTGATGATCCTCTAGGCAAAGCTCAGAAGGATAGCGAGTTTATTGATGAACCATTAGATGATAACACAACTTCCATATCAAATGTAAACCCTGTTTCGAAAGGTTCAGATATAAAGAGACAGATGGAAGAACCTTTGTATAAATTATCTCCTAAAAAGGACCATACGCAGACAAACGAAGccaaaaaagaaaatgacaAACCAACAGAAGTGAAGCAAGCTCCTATCGAAGAGCCCAAACCAGAATTTgtaaaatttgatattgtaGTTAAGGATCCGAGAAAAGTTGGGGAATTGACATCGGCACATATCGAATATATGGTTGTTGCAGAGGCAAAGATTCTAGAATCTGGATGCTCCATTGTATATAGACGTTATAGGGATTTTAGATGGCTCTATCGtcaattacaaaataatCACTGGGGTAAAATTATTCCACCACCTCCAGAAAAACAAGCTGTAGGTAGGTTTAAGCAAGATTTTATTGAGAATAGAAGATtacaaatggaaaatatgCTTCAAACAATTGCATCAAGTGACTCTTTACAAAATGATTCTGATTTTATACTATTCCTTACAAGTAAAGATTTCCCACAAGATTGCAAAAAGCGTGAATATGAATCTGGTTCAAATGCTTGCAACGATAGTGGTGATCTATCAATTACATATATCAGTGAAATTCAATTACTGGGTGAAGAAGACGGTCGTAGAGTTATAAAGAATGGTGGGCTTCTGGGGGAATCTGATAAAGGATTTCTAAGTTTATCTTTCTCTGCGCCACCAAAATATGTGGAAGTGGATAACTTCCTTAACGAACGTCTTAAAACGATTGACAACttatcaaatgaattaaaggaGATGTACAAAACCTTGGAAACAGTTGATACAGAAAGAACCAACCTTGCTAGCTCGCTTACGGATATACAAATGAAATTCGAAAGTTTGTCGGAACTAAATGTAACTACTGAAAGTACATCGATATTGAATTCATTGGTAGATGTGGAAAAAGCAATTCAACAATCTCTTGAAAGATGTTCGTTCCAGGAATCATTGATTATGGGTACGTGCATAGATAACTACAGTAGGTCACTGGCAAGTGTGAGAGCCATTTTTAACCAAAGAATGACGATGGGTGCCTTTATGATGGCAGtagaaaatgatttaaggaaaaaaaaatcgCAAGGAGAGCGTGTGCTGAAATATGCAAAGGGTCAGAACGATCCTGATAAGTTTGAAGCCTTTAAATTACAGTATAAGCTTATAGAGAGGAGAGCCAGGATTATAAGGTCAAAATGGAATGAACTTGGAGAAACAATCAGAAACGAAGTTGCCCGGTTTGATTTAGATAAGACAAGAGAATTAAGGGATAGCATGGAAATATATCTGGAAACATTAATTGAATCCCAAAAGGAATGTATTGAGTTATGGTATACCTTCCATAAGAACAATTTTTAA
- the ALG8 gene encoding dolichyl-P-Glc:Glc1Man(9)GlcNAc(2)-PP-dolichol alpha-1,3-glucosyltransferase (ancestral locus Anc_5.669), producing MKQSGTVDSKASSNPLTESDEVENEGTTSSRYSLWNFWVCSFALKLLLIPDYYSTDFDVHRNWLAVTNKLPLKQWYYEHTSQWTLDYPPFFAYFEWIISQFVPQVVRDDGCLDIVEIGKFGEPTVIFQRLSVITSEILLFVVLQWFINTSNVKERTQSFIVATSIILSPGFLIVDHIHFQYNGFLFSILIASIVAAKQKRYILCAVFYTTALCFKHIFLYLAPCYFVFLLRAYVLNVKGFQFKSYKDLVRLVQWTNLFRLAGVVLSIVGVCFGPFIFDMPQLLTRLFPFSRGLTHAYWAPNFWAIYSFTDKVLTTLMLKLPYVHTLATRFISAPFFPATIKEIQKRLSEDNNGTKGLVQDVYFIVLPQIVPKLTFILTLFYQLLAVIPLLFDPSFKRFIGSLTLCGMASYLFGWHVHEKAIMLVIIPFSFLVVCDRRLLSSFMLASSAGYVSLFPLLYENQDFLIKCFYTYIWCVIYFFSFRKTTKLSSSVERRIFFFDRLAIIYIVSLLPMVFTVQILNLLKGRYAILQKFEFFGLMTYSFYCSIGIVSSWVGLSWLYNFDEPLWMTNE from the coding sequence ATGAAACAGTCAGGTACTGTGGACTCCAAGGCATCCTCGAACCCATTGACTGAATCAGATGAGGTAGAAAATGAAGGGACTACGAGCAGTCGTTATTCCCTGTGGAACTTTTGGGTATGCTCCTTTGCCCTcaagttgttgttgatcCCCGATTACTACAGCACAGATTTCGATGTGCATAGAAATTGGTTGGCAGTTACCAATAAATTGCCTTTGAAACAATGGTATTATGAACATACATCTCAATGGACATTGGATTATCCACCATTTTTTGCTTATTTTGAATGGATCATTTCTCAATTTGTTCCTCAAGTAGTTCGCGATGATGGATGCCTAGATATTGTGGAAATTGGTAAATTTGGTGAACCGACTGtgatatttcaaagattaaGTGTAATAACTAGTGAAATCCTCTTATTTGTAGTTTTACAATGGTTTATCAATACAAGTAATGTGAAGGAAAGAACACAAAGTTTTATAGTAGCTACAAGTATTATATTATCTCCAGGCTTTTTAATTGTGGATCATATTCATTTCCAGTACAATGggtttttattttccatatTAATTGCGTCCATTGTTGCTGCAAAGCAAAAGAGATATATTCTATGTGCTGTATTTTACACCACTGCCTTATGTTTTAAGCATATCTTCTTATATTTGGCACCATGCtattttgttttccttCTAAGAGCATATGTACTAAATGTTAAGGgattccaattcaaaagTTACAAAGATTTGGTTCGTTTAGTTCAATGGACTAATCTTTTCAGATTGGCAGGTGTGGTTCTTTCCATCGTGGGAGTTTGCTTTGGTCCATTTATCTTTGATATGCCTCAATTATTGACAAGATTGTTCCCCTTTTCAAGAGGATTAACTCATGCATATTGGGCTCCAAATTTTTGGGCTATTTATTCATTCACTGATAAAGTTTTAACTACTTTGATGTTAAAGTTACCATATGTTCATACTTTAGCAACTAGATTCATATCAGCTCCATTTTTCCCAGCcacaattaaagaaattcaaaaacgTCTTTCAGAAGACAATAATGGTACGAAAGGTTTAGTACAGGATGTATATTTCATTGTACTACCACAAATTGTCCCCAAATTAACATTTATTCTCACATTATTTTATCAACTTCTTGCTGTGataccattattatttgacCCATCATTTAAGAGATTTATTGGTTCATTAACTTTATGTGGTATGGCCTCATATTTATTTGGCTGGCACGTTCATGAAAAGGCAATTATGCTTGTCATTATCccattttctttccttgTTGTTTGCGACAGAAGATTATTGAGTAGTTTCATGTTAGCCAGTTCTGCCGGTTATGTTTCACTGTTCCCCTTACTGTACGAGAATCAAGATTTCTTAATTAAATGTTTCTACACATATATTTGGTGtgtcatttattttttctcGTTTAGAAAGACTACCAAATTATCATCTAGTGTAGAGAGGagaattttcttctttgatcGTTTGGCAATAATCTAtattgtttcattattaccCATGGTGTTTACTGtacaaattttaaatcttttgaaagGGAGATATGCCATTTTgcaaaaatttgaatttttcgGATTAATGACATATAGTTTCTATTGTTCCATTGGTATTGTTAGTTCTTGGGTCGGATTATCATGGTTatataattttgatgaGCCGCTGTGGATGAcgaatgaatga
- the MSA1 gene encoding Msa1p (ancestral locus Anc_5.668): MTALPPLEKTPRKRGRPQITKDYPNPLDSPMAHSSLRVQRQGIKDFTKPTMKVNQNASSSSTTSSTHSNPRKTLAQRKGSIINIRTPTKRNSVSSPSPRKKLMTANNMDTPIHSNLTTSSPPNSMLFSNNLQSSPFIDLNSSPPPPAAPPPPSKSFKKHLLPPAKKLNNKFTLSLSVDESGKAIIAPVAPTPRSPPCSSARSPAQFSSPIFREQQPPPVITPKRVLFNENNGYYPQNKVMYTKTHQLQMQLQLQQQEQNQHQQYVFKLLSGDPLLITDELETNWSETPNVIIHQNNSSTTNGNGLILSPQRRRKSSYYNNTPPSILSLTKTAGMFSPPDYNQVKTRRQVQTSSSSLEDQNNKISRLSAPPSTSDSTGSMRRGPPPTTPTLTNESLFEKYSAAIIECTPLIQQTMNGSLNSNGKYIPATSLIQSPMILNENSNNNNNNNNNNELNDPSRSKDDARMALKQLINERKTIENTTTNP; encoded by the coding sequence ATGACTGCTCTGCCACCTCTAGAAAAGACCCCCAGAAAGAGGGGAAGACCacaaattacaaaagatTATCCAAATCCATTGGATAGTCCCATGGCACATTCATCATTGAGAGTCCAAAGGCAAGGCATTAAGGATTTTACTAAACCAACGATGAAAGTAAATCAAAATGCATCCTCCTCTTCCACCACCTCCTCCACTCACTCTAATCCAAGGAAAACATTAGCACAAAGAAAGGGCTCcattataaatataagAACTCCAACAAAGAGAAACTCCGTTTCTTCACCCTCGCCAAGAAAGAAACTAATGACCGCCAACAACATGGATACACCGATACATTCCAACTTAACGACCTCGTCACCACCAAATTCCATGctcttttccaataatttacAAAGTTCACCCTTTATAGATCTAAATTCATCACCACCCCCACCAGCAGCACCGCCACCACCATcgaaaagtttcaaaaaacaTCTGCTCCCACCTGCTAAGAagttgaataataaattcacGTTATCACTCTCAGTTGATGAGTCCGGTAAGGCAATAATAGCACCAGTAGCTCCAACTCCACGCTCACCTCCATGTTCCAGTGCACGTTCACCAGCACAATTCTCATCTCCCATATTCAGGGAACAACAACCACCACCAGTGATAACACCGAAAAGagtattatttaatgaaaataatggtTACTACCCTCAAAATAAAGTAATGTATACCAAGACTCATCAATTACAAATGCAATTGcaattacaacaacaagaacagAATCAGCATCAACAATACGTTTTCAAACTATTAAGTGGTGACCCTTTACTAATCACTGATGAACTCGAGACAAATTGGTCAGAAACCCCCAATGTAATCATACatcaaaataattccaGTACTACAAATGGTAATGGATTAATACTCTCTCCTCaacgaagaagaaaatcttcATATTATAATAACACACCACCTTCCATATTATCATTGACGAAAACAGCTGGCATGTTTAGTCCCCCCGATTATAATCAAGTAAAGACAAGGAGGCAAGTTcaaacttcatcatcatcccTGGAGgatcaaaataataaaatatcaagatTAAGTGCACCACCATCCACTTCAGATTCAACTGGTTCCATGAGAAGAGGTCCACCTCCTACAACACCAACTCTAACAAATGAATcactttttgaaaaatattctgCTGCAATAATTGAATGTACACCTTTAATTCAACAAACAATGAATGGATCTCTTAATAGTAATGGTAAATATATTCCCGCCACATCTTTAATACAATCACCAATGATACTTAACGaaaatagtaataataataataataataataataataatgaacttAATGACCCAAGTAGAAGCAAAGATGATGCCAGAATGGCATTGAAACAACTAATCAATGAACGCAAAACTATAGAaaatacaacaacaaatcCTTGA